In one window of Temnothorax longispinosus isolate EJ_2023e chromosome 9, Tlon_JGU_v1, whole genome shotgun sequence DNA:
- the Dtwd2 gene encoding tRNA-uridine aminocarboxypropyltransferase 2 isoform X1 — protein sequence MTSEDNVWRELARIPADPPDTRDKCQQCRRPVQVCWCPGLPKQRLNPASRIIILQHPAEAKRCLRTVPMLALALESGKCLIFRGKKFPLPKHEGLAEILNDKNTILLYPSPGAVALDTLDPVGINEQKAYNLVLLDGTWPQAKAIYHSSPALYFLRACKLIGVPTSEYVIRTQPTEGCLSTLETGASALSILEGDPELREKMLGPLHYLCRFQLENGAVTHQSKEFLIKQKAYPKLIGKRLAKQLRILPDSTS from the exons ATGACGAGCGAGGATAACGTGTGGAGAGAACTAGCAAGAATCCCTGCCGATCCCCCCGACACGAGAGACAAGTGTCAACAATGCAG GAGACCCGTACAAGTATGCTGGTGTCCGGGTTTGCCGAAGCAGCGTCTCAATCCAGCGTCGAGGATTATAATTTTGCAGCATCCGGCAGAGGCAAAGCGCTGTCTGCGCACCGTGCCGATGCTCGCATTGGCATTAGAATCGGGAAAGTGCCTAATTTTCAG GGGAAAAAAGTTTCCGTTGCCTAAGCACGAAGGCCTGGCGGAGATATTAAATGACAAGAATACTATTTTGTTGTATCCATCACCCGGTGCTGTTGCGTTGGATACGCTGGATCCAGTTGGGATCAATGAGCAAAAGGCATATAACTTGGTTCTGCTGGATGGAACGTGGCCGCAAGCGAAA GCGATATATCACTCGAGCCCAGCTCTGTATTTTCTACGAGCTTGCAAGCTGATCGGTGTACCCACTAGTGAATACGTGATCAGGACGCAGCCGACGGAGGGATGTCTCTCGACGCTGGAGACAGGCGCGAGTGCGCTCTCGATTCTAGAAGGGGACCCCGAACTGAGAGAGAAGATGCTGGGTCCACTACATTATTTATGTAG GTTTCAATTAGAAAATGGTGCGGTAACACACCAGAGCAAGGAGTTTCTTATCAAACAGAAAGCTTATCCAAAGTTAATTGGCAAAAGACTCGCTAAACAATTACGTATATTACCGGATAGTACCTCATAA
- the Dtwd2 gene encoding tRNA-uridine aminocarboxypropyltransferase 2 isoform X2: MTSEDNVWRELARIPADPPDTRDKCQQCRRPVQVCWCPGLPKQRLNPASRIIILQHPAEAKRCLRTVPMLALALESGKCLIFRGKKFPLPKHEGLAEILNDKNTILLYPSPGAVALDTLDPVGINEQKAYNLVLLDGTWPQAKAIYHSSPALYFLRACKLIGVPTSEYVIRTQPTEGCLSTLETGASALSILEGDPELREKMLGPLHYLCFN; this comes from the exons ATGACGAGCGAGGATAACGTGTGGAGAGAACTAGCAAGAATCCCTGCCGATCCCCCCGACACGAGAGACAAGTGTCAACAATGCAG GAGACCCGTACAAGTATGCTGGTGTCCGGGTTTGCCGAAGCAGCGTCTCAATCCAGCGTCGAGGATTATAATTTTGCAGCATCCGGCAGAGGCAAAGCGCTGTCTGCGCACCGTGCCGATGCTCGCATTGGCATTAGAATCGGGAAAGTGCCTAATTTTCAG GGGAAAAAAGTTTCCGTTGCCTAAGCACGAAGGCCTGGCGGAGATATTAAATGACAAGAATACTATTTTGTTGTATCCATCACCCGGTGCTGTTGCGTTGGATACGCTGGATCCAGTTGGGATCAATGAGCAAAAGGCATATAACTTGGTTCTGCTGGATGGAACGTGGCCGCAAGCGAAA GCGATATATCACTCGAGCCCAGCTCTGTATTTTCTACGAGCTTGCAAGCTGATCGGTGTACCCACTAGTGAATACGTGATCAGGACGCAGCCGACGGAGGGATGTCTCTCGACGCTGGAGACAGGCGCGAGTGCGCTCTCGATTCTAGAAGGGGACCCCGAACTGAGAGAGAAGATGCTGGGTCCACTACATTATTTAT GTTTCAATTAG